One window from the genome of Nicotiana sylvestris chromosome 9, ASM39365v2, whole genome shotgun sequence encodes:
- the LOC138877862 gene encoding uncharacterized protein produces MKAQALAGHLAENLVDDEYQPLNTYFPDEEVNSVEAISEDTNAWKMFFDGVVNAKGVGIGEILISPTGQHYPATARLQFFCTNNTAEYKACIMGMNMGIDQYVEELLIMGDSDLITRQAQGEWETRDVKLIPYRQHVEDLGKLFKLIEFRYIPRCHNELADVLATLASMLPYPGNAHIDPLEIQIRERHGYCNTTEAEPNIQPWYHDIKRFLKTKEYPEQAV; encoded by the coding sequence atgaaagcccaggcattagcaggTCATTTGGCTGAAAATCTGgtcgatgatgaataccaacctttgaacacttacttcccggatgaagaggtaaattcagttgaggcaatatccgaagacaccaatgcttggaaaatgttcttcgatggagtagTAAACGCAAAGGGTGTTGGAATTGGggaaatcttgatctcacccactggtcagcattatccagccacagctaggcttcagtttttctgcacaaacaacaccgCTGAGTAtaaagcctgcattatgggcatgaatATGGGAATCGACCAATATGTCGAAgagttgttaatcatgggagactcggatctgattacccgacaagctcaaggagaatgggaaacccgagatgtcaagcttattccttataggcaacatgtggaagatcttggcAAGCTATTCAAGttaatagagttcaggtacatccctcgttGCCATAACGAATTGGCTGATGTgcttgctactttggcctcgatgctgccatacccaggcaatgcccacattgatcccttggaaatccaaatcagggaaaggcatGGCTACTGTAATACGACTGAGGCAGAACCAaatattcagccatggtatcatgacatcaaaagatttttgaaaaccaaagaataccccgagcaagcagtgtag